In a genomic window of Micromonospora cremea:
- a CDS encoding ATP-binding protein → MNSEPKVVTVADLHSASEDHADRTARVIKGFLSSEWPPADKALIETWTLITFAELRALRASVRHALAGRLMSTGAGSEEVARRLAIVATELAANAMAHTGPPTTVRLFRTATTYIVEVADNNPWLAPQAAGERFARAGGLGLHMARKLSLRMGWYTDAGIKYVWAEVANAVAASRHRPAAAGVRSSAAGGSAGPGAVLGDQSRCNNPRRETRGCVDCA, encoded by the coding sequence ATGAACAGCGAGCCGAAAGTCGTCACCGTGGCCGACCTGCACAGCGCCTCCGAGGACCATGCCGATCGCACCGCCCGAGTGATCAAGGGCTTCCTCAGCAGTGAGTGGCCACCCGCCGACAAGGCACTGATCGAGACATGGACGCTGATCACGTTCGCCGAACTACGCGCGCTGCGAGCCTCCGTGCGTCACGCCCTCGCCGGCCGGCTGATGTCGACCGGCGCGGGAAGTGAAGAGGTCGCGCGACGCCTGGCGATCGTGGCGACCGAGCTTGCCGCCAACGCCATGGCGCACACCGGACCTCCCACGACGGTGCGGCTCTTCCGGACCGCCACGACGTACATCGTCGAAGTGGCGGACAACAATCCGTGGCTCGCCCCCCAGGCCGCCGGGGAACGTTTCGCCAGAGCCGGTGGACTCGGTCTGCACATGGCCCGCAAATTGTCTCTGCGCATGGGCTGGTACACCGACGCCGGGATCAAATACGTGTGGGCCGAGGTCGCAAACGCGGTGGCGGCGTCACGGCATCGTCCTGCTGCGGCTGGGGTCCGAAGCAGTGCGGCTGGCGGTTCAGCCGGTCCAGGCGCCGTCCTCGGCGATCAATCGAGATGTAACAACCCGCGCCGGGAGACGCGCGGCTGCGTCGATTGCGCGTAG
- a CDS encoding DUF4389 domain-containing protein, which translates to MTAPLSYPVRVNARMDPHLSRWLWLVKWVLIIPHYLALVFLWIAFVALSVFAFFAILFTGRYPRPIFDFNLGVMRWTWRANYYAYSALGTDRYPPFTLAEVPDYPAQLHVPYPANLSRGLVLVKWWLLAIPHYLIVGFFAGGGTWLATRSDTQNFSWASNGLIGLLVLIAAIILAVTGRYPDGLFNLILGLNRWVLRVAAYTSLMTDAYPPFRLDTGGTDPAEPVIVAAR; encoded by the coding sequence ATGACCGCACCGTTGAGCTATCCGGTACGCGTGAACGCGCGCATGGATCCACACCTGTCACGGTGGCTGTGGCTGGTGAAGTGGGTCCTGATCATCCCGCACTACCTCGCCCTCGTCTTCCTCTGGATCGCGTTCGTCGCGCTGTCGGTCTTCGCGTTCTTCGCGATCCTGTTCACCGGCCGATATCCCCGGCCGATCTTCGACTTCAACCTCGGCGTCATGCGGTGGACCTGGCGTGCCAACTACTACGCCTACAGCGCCCTGGGCACCGACCGATATCCGCCGTTCACCCTGGCCGAGGTGCCTGACTACCCGGCCCAACTGCACGTCCCCTACCCCGCGAATCTCTCCCGTGGTCTGGTCTTGGTCAAGTGGTGGCTGCTCGCCATCCCGCACTACCTGATCGTCGGCTTCTTCGCCGGCGGCGGCACCTGGCTCGCCACCCGCTCCGACACCCAGAACTTCAGCTGGGCCAGCAACGGCCTGATCGGACTTCTGGTCCTGATCGCCGCGATCATCCTGGCGGTCACCGGCCGCTATCCCGACGGCCTCTTCAACCTGATCCTCGGCCTGAATCGGTGGGTGCTGCGGGTCGCCGCGTACACGTCGTTGATGACGGACGCCTACCCGCCATTCCGGCTGGACACCGGCGGTACCGATCCGGCTGAGCCGGTCATCGTGGCTGCGCGGTGA
- a CDS encoding NAD(P)-dependent oxidoreductase, whose product MDPHARPDPVRLKVCIVGASGKLGQYMVKHALDRGYQVVGVCREESVGKLDAFKGRMTVMAGATDDRNVIARAVAGCDGVLTVLVPRGVHGYSSGTAQAVLDHARPEARLVFSCGWHISRDGHDVYSLKLKALVKIAGPLAKLARFADLGDQVEACRRIFASNTRWTMVRGSDLQEGDSQGLPVWSRHVGDPILASNLTRRVDFALFMVDALTNDQLVQEAPAIVGCRTPSALAHPATGAGAR is encoded by the coding sequence ATGGATCCACACGCACGACCTGACCCTGTACGCCTGAAGGTCTGCATCGTCGGCGCGTCCGGGAAACTCGGGCAGTACATGGTGAAACATGCACTGGATCGCGGCTACCAGGTGGTAGGCGTGTGCCGAGAAGAGAGCGTAGGCAAGCTCGACGCGTTCAAAGGACGCATGACGGTCATGGCAGGAGCGACCGACGATCGCAATGTCATCGCACGTGCGGTCGCTGGGTGCGACGGGGTGCTGACCGTCCTGGTTCCGCGCGGCGTGCACGGCTACTCGTCGGGCACCGCCCAGGCAGTCCTCGACCACGCACGGCCCGAGGCGCGTCTCGTCTTCTCATGCGGGTGGCACATCAGCCGCGACGGCCACGACGTGTACTCCTTGAAACTCAAGGCGCTCGTCAAGATCGCCGGCCCCCTCGCGAAACTTGCTCGCTTCGCCGACCTCGGTGATCAGGTCGAAGCCTGCCGGCGCATCTTCGCCAGCAACACCCGATGGACAATGGTCCGCGGCAGCGACCTGCAGGAGGGCGACAGCCAAGGGCTGCCGGTGTGGAGCCGACACGTAGGCGACCCGATCCTGGCGAGCAACCTCACGCGCCGGGTGGACTTCGCCCTTTTCATGGTGGACGCCCTGACAAACGATCAACTGGTTCAGGAAGCACCGGCGATCGTCGGCTGCCGCACGCCGTCGGCGCTCGCCCATCCCGCCACGGGTGCGGGCGCGCGATGA
- a CDS encoding site-specific integrase: MSSRETPPLGVSLSSDVEFRRGRANPYRARVRWIDPVSKTRKSKSESVGSLEAANAWIEGMARAARGGVDPMAATMRLSDYGEAVMQLAVRGLESKTLDPYLAGWRKRVIPSLGHLPVRMITNGAIDRAVHGWIADECSRSTVKNSLAVLVRVMEQAVRDGIIDRNPAKVSGWQREYQRAADELDDPRSLALPDWDALTQLADALVQRSAGHFQGWGDVVVFAACTAARIGEVAGVRVGDIDLTNWSWTVRRQTTPNPGGLADKGTKGKRARWVPLVQEVRELVTRRVISCGDPGGRLFTGPRGGRISTAVLRDATNWDEVVTALGYEHLRRHDLRHTGLTWMADAGVPVHVLRKIAGHGSLTTTQQYLHPDRQSITDAGVALSAHLKVRRSPGGPQLRAV, from the coding sequence ATGAGCAGCCGCGAGACGCCTCCACTTGGAGTGTCCCTGTCGTCTGACGTCGAGTTCCGTCGGGGACGCGCGAACCCTTACCGCGCACGGGTGCGGTGGATCGATCCGGTCAGCAAGACCCGAAAGTCGAAGTCGGAGTCTGTCGGCAGTCTCGAGGCAGCCAACGCGTGGATTGAGGGTATGGCCCGCGCCGCTCGGGGTGGCGTAGACCCGATGGCCGCCACGATGCGACTCTCCGACTACGGCGAGGCAGTGATGCAGTTGGCCGTCCGGGGCCTTGAGAGCAAGACCCTTGATCCCTACCTAGCTGGTTGGCGCAAGCGGGTCATTCCCTCGCTCGGCCATCTTCCGGTCCGCATGATCACCAACGGGGCAATCGACCGAGCCGTTCACGGTTGGATTGCCGATGAGTGCAGCCGGTCCACGGTAAAGAACAGCCTCGCCGTCCTCGTGCGTGTGATGGAGCAGGCCGTCCGCGACGGCATTATCGATCGGAACCCGGCCAAGGTCAGCGGCTGGCAGCGGGAGTATCAACGGGCCGCGGATGAACTGGACGATCCTCGTTCGTTGGCGCTGCCCGACTGGGATGCGTTGACGCAACTCGCCGACGCCCTCGTGCAGCGGTCAGCAGGTCATTTTCAGGGCTGGGGTGATGTCGTCGTCTTCGCTGCGTGTACGGCCGCTCGAATCGGTGAGGTGGCTGGCGTGCGCGTAGGCGACATCGACCTGACCAACTGGAGCTGGACGGTCCGACGGCAGACGACGCCGAACCCTGGCGGGTTGGCTGACAAGGGCACTAAAGGAAAGCGCGCTCGGTGGGTACCGCTGGTCCAAGAGGTGCGCGAACTCGTTACGCGCCGGGTCATCTCCTGTGGCGATCCGGGTGGCCGGCTATTTACCGGACCTCGCGGCGGTCGGATCAGCACAGCAGTACTGCGGGACGCGACAAACTGGGACGAGGTCGTGACTGCCTTGGGCTACGAACATCTGCGACGCCACGATCTGCGTCACACAGGGCTGACCTGGATGGCTGATGCCGGCGTGCCGGTGCACGTCCTGCGAAAGATCGCCGGGCACGGGTCGCTAACCACGACCCAGCAGTACTTGCACCCCGATCGCCAGTCGATCACGGACGCCGGAGTGGCACTGAGTGCTCACCTGAAGGTTCGCCGGTCCCCAGGTGGTCCCCAGCTACGGGCGGTTTAG
- a CDS encoding helix-turn-helix domain-containing protein produces the protein MLRRQLRRLDLEPGDRTVLAGLSRLLPWARWAAFFVTPATLLRWHRNLNARQWTYLRRGPGRPPVTAGARELVLRLARDNPTWGCRRMQGELAGLGYGVGASANSVTTAVERSSDVGVLSKRVTPEAA, from the coding sequence GTGCTACGAAGGCAGCTGCGTCGACTGGACCTGGAACCGGGCGATCGGACTGTGCTGGCCGGGCTGTCACGGTTGTTGCCGTGGGCGCGGTGGGCGGCGTTCTTCGTCACCCCGGCCACGCTGTTGCGCTGGCACCGCAACCTGAACGCCCGGCAGTGGACCTACCTTAGGCGCGGTCCGGGCCGTCCACCGGTCACGGCTGGAGCGCGAGAGCTGGTGCTGCGGCTGGCGCGGGACAACCCGACCTGGGGGTGTCGACGCATGCAGGGCGAACTGGCCGGGCTCGGGTACGGGGTCGGGGCCAGCGCAAACTCGGTCACCACAGCAGTCGAAAGATCAAGTGACGTTGGAGTACTAAGCAAGCGTGTTACACCCGAGGCGGCCTGA
- a CDS encoding response regulator transcription factor — MIRVLVADDQILVRGGLRALLERADDIEVVGEAGDGAEAIALTRAHRPDVVLMDIRMPGTDGLTATRRILADDRLPGVRVLMLTTFELDEYVYSALHAGASGFLLKDIEPEELRQAVRTVARGDAMLAPTVTRRLIAAFVGRAAGPAVPAASLAALTQREREVVTLVAAGLSNEEIGVRLTMSPATAKTHVNRAMVKLGARDRAQLVVFAYQSGLTGLPPSR, encoded by the coding sequence GTGATCCGGGTGCTGGTGGCCGACGACCAGATCCTGGTCCGCGGCGGGTTGCGGGCACTGCTGGAACGGGCGGACGACATCGAGGTGGTCGGCGAGGCCGGCGACGGCGCGGAGGCGATCGCGTTGACCCGGGCGCACCGCCCCGACGTGGTGCTGATGGACATCCGGATGCCGGGGACGGACGGGCTCACCGCGACCCGGCGGATCCTCGCCGACGACCGGCTGCCGGGCGTACGGGTGCTGATGCTGACCACGTTCGAGCTGGACGAGTACGTCTACTCCGCCCTGCACGCCGGGGCGAGCGGATTCCTGCTCAAGGACATCGAGCCGGAGGAGTTGCGGCAGGCGGTACGGACGGTGGCCCGCGGCGACGCGATGCTCGCGCCCACCGTGACCCGGCGCCTGATCGCGGCGTTCGTCGGCCGGGCCGCCGGTCCTGCGGTTCCGGCGGCGTCGTTGGCCGCACTCACCCAGCGGGAGCGTGAGGTGGTCACGCTGGTCGCGGCCGGACTCTCCAATGAGGAGATTGGGGTACGCCTGACGATGAGCCCAGCGACGGCGAAGACGCACGTCAACCGGGCGATGGTGAAGCTGGGCGCCCGGGACCGGGCGCAACTGGTGGTCTTCGCCTACCAGTCCGGCCTGACGGGTCTGCCGCCGTCGCGGTAG
- a CDS encoding sensor histidine kinase, protein MTFEALRRWWATVPPWVGESALVVVVAVATVFRIRAGVVQSADRPPDQAAYLLGLAMSTVLPLRRRWPALVLALVTVGWLAYHILDYPGGAPAVPVWVALYTGAAATDRAASMLVAAFLIGSDLQGRVATHNLDPLDPTLDGSFGVFIAALLLGEAARSRRRWQAETRARLALLTAERDRAAADRDRAAAERLARERIRIAQELHDITAHTIAVIGVQAGVAAETLKDSPEQARAALGAVRQASREAMRDLRAAVGVLRDGTPATADPPGDADPADTGSPEGVPLGAAPAQPEPPAPSLDRLPVMARACGAGDGPAVALTWRGDRRPLPRAVEATAYRIAQESLTNVLRHAAANQVDVTVEYLPDGLRLEIVDDGTQPATPGTGFGIRGMAERAGSLGGWLAAGSEPAGGFRVRAWLPVREATT, encoded by the coding sequence GTGACGTTCGAGGCGTTGCGGCGCTGGTGGGCGACGGTGCCGCCGTGGGTCGGCGAGTCGGCCCTGGTGGTCGTCGTGGCGGTGGCGACCGTCTTCCGGATCCGGGCCGGCGTGGTGCAGTCCGCGGACCGGCCGCCGGACCAGGCGGCGTACCTGCTCGGGCTGGCCATGTCGACGGTGCTGCCGCTGCGCCGCCGCTGGCCGGCGCTGGTGCTCGCGCTGGTCACGGTGGGCTGGCTGGCGTACCACATCCTCGACTATCCGGGCGGGGCGCCGGCCGTGCCGGTCTGGGTCGCGCTCTACACCGGTGCCGCCGCGACCGACCGGGCCGCGTCGATGCTCGTCGCCGCGTTCCTGATCGGGTCCGATCTGCAGGGGCGCGTCGCCACTCACAACCTCGACCCCCTTGATCCCACTCTGGACGGCTCGTTCGGTGTCTTCATCGCCGCGCTCCTGCTCGGCGAGGCCGCGCGCAGCCGCCGCCGATGGCAGGCCGAGACCCGGGCCCGGCTCGCGCTGCTCACCGCCGAGCGGGATCGGGCCGCCGCGGACCGGGACCGGGCCGCGGCGGAGCGCCTTGCCCGGGAACGGATCCGCATTGCCCAAGAGTTGCACGACATCACGGCGCACACGATCGCGGTGATCGGGGTACAGGCCGGGGTGGCGGCGGAGACGCTAAAGGACTCGCCCGAGCAGGCCCGGGCGGCGCTCGGCGCCGTACGCCAGGCGAGCCGGGAGGCGATGCGCGACCTGCGCGCGGCGGTGGGCGTACTGCGGGACGGCACCCCGGCCACGGCGGATCCGCCCGGCGACGCCGATCCGGCGGACACCGGTTCACCCGAGGGCGTCCCGCTCGGCGCTGCGCCGGCCCAACCGGAGCCGCCGGCGCCGAGCCTCGACCGGCTGCCGGTGATGGCCCGCGCCTGCGGGGCCGGCGACGGGCCGGCGGTGGCGCTCACCTGGCGCGGCGACCGCCGGCCACTGCCCCGGGCGGTGGAGGCGACCGCGTACCGGATCGCCCAGGAGTCGCTGACCAACGTGCTGCGGCACGCCGCCGCCAACCAGGTCGACGTCACCGTGGAGTATCTGCCGGACGGACTGCGACTGGAGATTGTCGACGATGGCACTCAGCCGGCCACGCCGGGGACCGGGTTCGGCATCCGCGGGATGGCGGAGCGGGCCGGCAGCCTCGGCGGCTGGCTGGCCGCCGGCTCGGAGCCGGCCGGCGGCTTCCGGGTGCGGGCCTGGCTGCCGGTACGGGAGGCGACGACGTGA
- a CDS encoding IS630 family transposase encodes MAGRPRGVVELTDDERACLTRWARRGKSSQALALRSKIVLLCADGLVNTHVAQRLGVSRDMVGKWRSRFLARRLEGLVDEPRPGAPRRITDDRVDEVIVKTLVRQPANQDSHWSTRSMARETGLSQTAVSRIWRAFGLEPHLVDTWKLSADPMFVEKVRDVVGLYLDPPVKAMVLCVDEKSQMQALERTRPMLPMMPTVPARQAHDYVRHGVASLFAAFDPATGKVIGQLHRRHRHQEFLKFLKAIDANTPAEVDLHLVLDNYATHKTPAVHRWLAAHPRFHLHFTPTSASWLNLVERWFAELTNRKLRRSSHRSLADLEADVGIWIEAWNTDPRPFVWTRTADEILNSLAAYCGRINDSGH; translated from the coding sequence ATGGCTGGTCGTCCGCGCGGTGTGGTGGAACTGACTGATGACGAGCGCGCGTGCCTGACCCGGTGGGCGCGGCGGGGCAAGTCGTCGCAGGCGTTGGCGTTGCGGTCGAAGATCGTGTTGTTGTGCGCCGATGGCCTGGTGAACACGCACGTCGCGCAGCGACTTGGGGTGTCGCGGGACATGGTGGGCAAGTGGCGTAGCCGTTTCCTGGCGCGTCGGTTGGAGGGGCTGGTCGACGAGCCGCGGCCCGGGGCGCCGCGTCGGATCACCGACGACCGGGTTGATGAGGTGATCGTCAAGACCCTCGTACGGCAGCCGGCCAATCAGGACAGTCATTGGTCGACCCGGTCGATGGCGCGCGAGACCGGGCTGTCGCAGACGGCGGTGTCGCGGATCTGGCGGGCATTCGGTCTCGAGCCGCATCTGGTGGACACCTGGAAGCTGTCAGCTGACCCGATGTTCGTGGAGAAGGTCCGTGACGTCGTGGGCCTGTACCTGGATCCGCCGGTCAAGGCGATGGTGCTGTGCGTCGATGAGAAGTCACAGATGCAGGCCCTGGAGCGGACCCGACCGATGCTGCCGATGATGCCCACCGTCCCGGCCCGGCAGGCCCACGACTACGTCCGGCACGGCGTGGCCAGCCTGTTCGCCGCGTTCGACCCGGCCACGGGCAAAGTCATCGGGCAGCTGCATCGCCGGCACCGTCACCAGGAGTTCCTCAAGTTCCTGAAGGCCATCGACGCCAACACGCCCGCCGAGGTGGATCTGCACCTGGTGCTGGACAACTACGCCACCCACAAGACCCCGGCCGTGCACCGCTGGCTGGCCGCGCATCCCCGCTTCCATCTGCACTTCACCCCGACATCAGCGTCGTGGCTCAACCTCGTGGAGCGCTGGTTCGCCGAGCTGACCAACCGCAAACTCCGCCGGTCCAGTCACCGCAGCCTCGCCGACCTCGAAGCCGACGTAGGGATCTGGATCGAGGCATGGAACACCGACCCGAGACCATTCGTCTGGACCAGGACCGCAGACGAGATCCTGAACAGCCTCGCCGCATACTGCGGCCGAATTAACGACTCAGGACACTAA
- a CDS encoding IS701 family transposase translates to MAAGHSVNPTGWRAILDTAVARVAGRFARAEPRRSMAAFVEGLLSMVERKTCWSLAERAGHEDPQAMQRLLRTAVWDVDAVRDDVRAFLMEHVGHPDGVLVTDETGFLKKGVCSVGVQRQYTGTAGRVENAQVGVFLSYVSPLGRALIDRRLYLPEATWCERPDHRAGAGVPDEVGFATKPTLARQMITAALDAGVPVGWATGDEVYGADPGLRADLENRGVGYVLAVGCDRRVTVNDGRTLIRVDDLADRIPTAEWQRLSCGPGAKGPRDYLWAWITTSLHGEHRWLLIRRSRSTGELAFYLCWSPRPVPLHTLVTVAESRWSIEELFQTGKGQVGLDHYQVRGWNGWHRFITLAMLALAVLTVLAAAAEQADSDPEIIALTVAEIRRLLNAFVLALPLPPAHTLHWSTWRRTSQVRARRSHYQRRLSHYASRPAK, encoded by the coding sequence GTGGCCGCGGGCCACAGCGTAAACCCCACCGGGTGGCGGGCCATCCTTGACACGGCGGTAGCGCGTGTCGCTGGCCGGTTCGCCCGGGCCGAACCACGCCGGAGCATGGCGGCGTTCGTTGAGGGACTGCTGTCGATGGTGGAACGTAAGACGTGCTGGTCCCTGGCGGAACGCGCCGGTCACGAGGATCCGCAGGCGATGCAGCGGCTGCTGCGCACGGCGGTGTGGGACGTCGACGCCGTCCGCGATGACGTTCGCGCCTTTCTGATGGAGCATGTCGGTCACCCGGATGGTGTCCTGGTCACCGACGAGACCGGCTTTCTGAAGAAGGGCGTCTGCTCGGTCGGGGTGCAGCGGCAGTACACCGGCACCGCCGGCCGGGTGGAGAATGCCCAGGTCGGGGTGTTCCTTTCCTACGTCTCACCCCTGGGGCGAGCGTTGATCGACCGCCGGCTCTACCTACCCGAGGCGACCTGGTGCGAGCGGCCGGACCACCGCGCGGGCGCCGGCGTTCCCGATGAGGTCGGGTTCGCCACGAAACCGACCCTGGCCCGGCAGATGATCACCGCGGCGCTGGACGCTGGTGTCCCCGTCGGGTGGGCGACCGGCGACGAGGTCTACGGCGCCGACCCCGGCCTACGCGCAGACCTGGAGAATCGCGGCGTCGGCTACGTCCTCGCGGTCGGCTGCGACCGACGCGTCACCGTCAACGACGGGAGAACTCTAATCCGCGTCGACGACCTCGCCGACCGGATACCCACGGCCGAGTGGCAACGGCTCAGCTGCGGTCCGGGAGCGAAAGGACCCCGCGACTACCTGTGGGCCTGGATCACCACCAGCCTGCATGGCGAGCACCGCTGGCTGCTCATCCGCCGCAGCCGCAGCACCGGCGAGCTGGCCTTCTACCTGTGCTGGTCACCGCGACCGGTGCCGCTGCACACCCTCGTGACCGTCGCCGAGTCCCGCTGGAGCATCGAGGAGTTGTTCCAAACCGGCAAAGGCCAAGTCGGCCTGGACCACTACCAGGTCCGCGGCTGGAACGGCTGGCACCGCTTCATCACCCTGGCCATGCTCGCCCTGGCCGTGCTGACCGTCCTCGCCGCCGCCGCCGAGCAGGCCGACTCCGACCCGGAGATCATCGCGTTGACCGTGGCGGAGATCCGTCGACTCCTCAACGCCTTCGTCCTTGCCCTTCCACTACCGCCAGCTCACACCCTGCACTGGTCAACCTGGCGGCGAACATCCCAAGTTCGAGCCCGTCGATCCCACTACCAGCGCAGACTCAGCCACTACGCCAGCCGACCGGCGAAGTGA
- a CDS encoding helix-turn-helix transcriptional regulator — translation MTTEDLARLLKVDPSTVRRWRTAKPAQGPPFIKLSERVTMYNVDDVERWLLILQRHLASALGVAQA, via the coding sequence ATGACTACCGAGGACCTGGCGCGGTTACTCAAGGTCGATCCATCAACGGTGCGGCGGTGGCGCACCGCCAAGCCCGCGCAGGGCCCGCCGTTCATCAAGCTTTCGGAGCGGGTGACGATGTACAACGTCGACGATGTCGAGCGATGGCTCCTAATACTCCAACGTCACTTGGCTTCGGCATTGGGCGTGGCGCAGGCATGA
- a CDS encoding IS5 family transposase, whose translation MWTAWRHDIDARVGQGGAVSARRGYPSDLTDAQWALIEPLLPEPNTDGRREKHPRREIVNAILYVVRSGCPWRYLPADLPPWQTVYWYFNRWEDAGVTEKLLAALRIKARVQQGRDPEPSAGIIDSQSVKGADTVGRDSRGYDAGKKINGRKRFIVTDTAGLLLTVTVLAASWQDRDGAKTALLSAYMATPIRHVFADQGFAGRLVDWARDILRTTLEIVRKPADQRGFSVISRRWVVERTLAWLTACRRLARDYERHPEVSEAVIRWAAIAGMTRRITRGHPARRQARRTFT comes from the coding sequence ATGTGGACGGCGTGGCGGCATGACATCGACGCTCGGGTCGGGCAGGGTGGCGCGGTGTCTGCTCGTCGTGGTTACCCCTCGGACCTGACCGACGCCCAGTGGGCTTTGATCGAGCCTCTGCTTCCGGAGCCGAACACGGACGGCCGGAGGGAGAAGCACCCTCGGCGGGAGATCGTCAACGCGATCTTGTATGTCGTCCGGTCGGGGTGCCCATGGCGGTATTTACCTGCGGATCTGCCGCCGTGGCAGACGGTGTACTGGTACTTCAACCGGTGGGAAGACGCCGGAGTGACCGAGAAGCTCCTGGCCGCGTTGCGGATCAAGGCCCGGGTACAGCAGGGCCGTGACCCCGAACCGTCGGCGGGGATCATCGACTCCCAGAGCGTGAAGGGCGCCGACACCGTCGGCCGGGACAGCCGCGGCTACGACGCCGGGAAGAAGATCAACGGACGCAAGCGGTTCATCGTCACCGACACCGCCGGCCTGCTGCTCACCGTGACAGTGTTGGCCGCGAGTTGGCAGGACCGCGACGGCGCCAAGACCGCCCTGCTCAGCGCCTACATGGCCACCCCGATCCGGCACGTCTTCGCCGACCAGGGCTTCGCCGGACGGCTCGTCGACTGGGCCCGCGATATTCTCCGCACCACGCTGGAGATCGTCCGCAAGCCCGCCGACCAGCGCGGGTTCAGCGTGATCTCCCGCCGCTGGGTCGTGGAACGCACTCTGGCCTGGCTCACCGCCTGCCGCCGCCTGGCCCGCGACTACGAACGCCACCCCGAGGTCTCCGAAGCCGTCATCCGCTGGGCCGCCATCGCCGGCATGACCCGCCGTATCACCCGCGGTCACCCCGCCCGCCGTCAAGCCCGCCGCACCTTCACCTAG
- a CDS encoding DUF2231 domain-containing protein: MFEEFQGLPLHPLFVHVPIVFVPLLVIGAAIYALVPRLRRPIGWAVLLLAISAPLSTLLAVESGEALKATLAAKGYPPETLAQVSEHQHNGEMTRSFTFGLGVSTLLLLLLVTSGHPRVVRLPSWVRLLLSAVVLVFCVLTAVYVLRTGDSGSEAVWTGVV, encoded by the coding sequence GTGTTCGAGGAATTCCAAGGACTGCCGCTGCACCCGCTGTTCGTGCACGTGCCGATCGTCTTCGTCCCACTACTTGTGATCGGCGCGGCCATCTACGCGTTGGTACCCCGGCTGCGCCGCCCGATCGGCTGGGCGGTGTTGCTGCTCGCCATCTCCGCGCCGCTGTCGACTCTGCTGGCCGTCGAGTCCGGAGAGGCCTTGAAGGCGACGTTGGCCGCCAAGGGCTATCCGCCGGAAACCCTCGCGCAGGTGTCCGAGCACCAGCACAACGGCGAGATGACGCGCTCGTTCACCTTTGGGCTGGGCGTGTCGACCCTGCTGCTTCTCCTGCTGGTGACCAGCGGGCATCCGCGGGTGGTCCGGCTGCCCTCCTGGGTGCGTCTGCTCCTCAGCGCCGTGGTGCTTGTTTTCTGCGTGCTCACCGCGGTGTACGTGCTGCGGACCGGAGACTCCGGCAGCGAGGCGGTGTGGACCGGCGTGGTGTGA
- a CDS encoding Rieske (2Fe-2S) protein, which translates to MNDNHQGGTGPGAATRRSLLRSAGAIGASAVLAACGSDDSTSGATTGTAPTGGASPGPAGALSSTSDIPVGGGKIFDKQGVVVTQPKAGEFKGFSNICTHQGCPVASVQGGTINCNCHGSRFSIEDGSVKHPPATRPLPPKAIKVEGDKIVLA; encoded by the coding sequence ATGAACGACAACCACCAAGGCGGCACCGGACCCGGCGCCGCCACCCGCCGCTCGCTGCTGCGCAGCGCGGGTGCGATCGGCGCGTCCGCTGTCCTGGCTGCTTGCGGCAGCGACGATTCGACCAGCGGCGCGACGACCGGCACCGCCCCGACCGGCGGCGCCTCGCCGGGTCCGGCTGGCGCCCTCAGCAGTACCAGCGACATCCCGGTGGGCGGAGGGAAGATCTTCGACAAACAGGGCGTGGTGGTCACCCAGCCGAAGGCCGGCGAGTTCAAGGGCTTCAGCAACATCTGCACCCACCAGGGCTGCCCGGTCGCGAGCGTCCAGGGCGGCACGATCAACTGCAACTGTCACGGCAGCAGGTTCTCGATCGAAGACGGTTCGGTGAAGCACCCGCCGGCCACCCGGCCGCTGCCCCCCAAGGCGATCAAGGTCGAGGGCGACAAGATCGTCCTCGCCTGA